A single genomic interval of halophilic archaeon DL31 harbors:
- a CDS encoding cytochrome c oxidase, subunit II (KEGG: hbo:Hbor_15730 cytochrome c oxidase, subunit II~TIGRFAM: Cytochrome c oxidase, subunit II~PFAM: Cytochrome c oxidase subunit II C-terminal), with protein sequence MILDAIAASILQSGIVPTGTRVQVFQEIYWAFLGLGTLVGAVVIGYMLYNGYKYRYQGGEDKDEDRPKLGEIPTGGGKGKKLFTSLTLSAIIVISLIAWTYGTLLYVEAAPEQPDAGVDVHIEGYQFGWDFTYLNNAGNSTGVETTGTLRVPVDTRVNIEVTSRDVSHNFGIPGLKVKTDALPGYTTDTWFEASQTWNYTANCYELCGQGHSYMEATVVVMEQDEYEDWYGSQQNQTSTQNSSAVAAGGA encoded by the coding sequence ATGATACTTGATGCCATAGCCGCATCCATCCTCCAGAGCGGGATCGTCCCGACGGGGACCCGGGTGCAAGTGTTCCAGGAGATCTACTGGGCGTTCCTCGGGTTGGGAACCTTGGTAGGAGCCGTCGTTATCGGCTACATGCTGTACAACGGGTACAAATACCGCTATCAGGGCGGCGAGGACAAGGATGAGGACCGTCCGAAGCTGGGCGAGATCCCCACTGGCGGGGGGAAGGGCAAGAAGCTCTTCACCTCGCTTACCCTGAGTGCCATCATCGTCATTTCGCTCATCGCGTGGACGTACGGCACGCTCCTTTACGTTGAAGCTGCACCCGAACAGCCTGACGCGGGCGTCGACGTCCACATCGAAGGCTACCAGTTCGGCTGGGACTTCACCTACCTGAATAATGCTGGCAACTCAACGGGGGTGGAGACGACGGGCACGCTGCGCGTCCCAGTCGACACGAGGGTCAACATAGAGGTCACGTCTCGCGACGTGTCCCACAACTTCGGCATCCCGGGGCTGAAGGTGAAGACCGACGCCCTGCCAGGTTACACCACGGATACGTGGTTCGAAGCGTCCCAGACATGGAACTACACGGCAAACTGTTACGAGCTGTGTGGGCAGGGTCACTCCTACATGGAGGCGACGGTGGTCGTGATGGAACAGGACGAGTACGAAGACTGGTACGGGAGCCAGCAGAACCAGACCTCGACCCAGAACAGCTCCGCAGTCGCGGCTGGAGGTGCATAA
- a CDS encoding Aldehyde ferredoxin oxidoreductase (PFAM: Aldehyde ferredoxin oxidoreductase, C-terminal; Aldehyde ferredoxin oxidoreductase, N-terminal~KEGG: nmg:Nmag_0565 aldehyde ferredoxin oxidoreductase~SMART: Aldehyde ferredoxin oxidoreductase, N-terminal), with amino-acid sequence MLHAEGPLLTVDVSDRSAERTTIDDILEDTIGGRATATALAHDRIPFDADPFGPENRAYLSTGPLQMSRMSFTGRMNMTGLSPLTDGLVSTNAGGYLSRNFSGAGLSVFEVVGESNELLAIHVTDSDDGPEVRFEEVPELEGARTSAVSEYMDEHHGLGPENCITIGPAGENLIRYASVMTFDSRAFGRGGLGAVLGSKNVKCVTFEGESHPDIEIPNPPSADIHREAATSDDQMKRQGTTGGTEFINDNFSLPTRYFDEYHFESAANIGGDAVEEKKYKKGACSQCAYACKLPTKDEERGVETEGPEFETVYSFGSCQGVGDIVDVMISNELCDELGMDTISAGVTIAAYLKSEDEFGNAELVHETLEKVARREGIGDLLAEGVDRAHEELGVDNYSVKGMEFAAHDGRILHGQGLSYAVANRGGDHMYGGMLGLEYSGELDPEGTLGKAGILVEKENRNVVRDSGVVCAFAGDYITDDRLATLLETDYERLQEIGAAGIVRERHFNNQRGKDVNDDTLPYEIPDLAAAVQEYYDERGWNDDGTVSGVDSVAPASAND; translated from the coding sequence ATGCTCCACGCAGAAGGCCCCCTCCTCACGGTCGACGTCAGCGACCGGTCGGCGGAGCGGACCACCATCGACGATATCCTCGAGGACACCATCGGCGGCCGTGCGACCGCGACAGCGCTCGCCCACGACCGCATCCCGTTCGACGCCGACCCGTTCGGCCCGGAGAACCGTGCGTACCTCTCGACAGGGCCGCTCCAGATGAGTCGGATGTCGTTCACCGGCCGGATGAACATGACCGGGCTCTCGCCGCTGACCGACGGCCTGGTCTCGACAAACGCCGGCGGCTATCTCTCGCGGAACTTCTCGGGTGCGGGGCTGTCGGTGTTCGAAGTCGTGGGCGAAAGCAATGAGCTGCTCGCTATCCACGTCACTGACAGCGACGACGGCCCAGAGGTGCGCTTCGAGGAAGTGCCGGAGCTCGAAGGCGCCCGTACCAGCGCCGTCTCGGAGTATATGGACGAACACCACGGACTCGGGCCGGAGAACTGCATCACCATCGGCCCCGCGGGCGAGAACCTCATACGCTACGCGTCGGTGATGACGTTCGACTCGCGCGCGTTCGGTCGCGGCGGCCTCGGCGCAGTGCTGGGCTCGAAGAACGTGAAATGTGTCACCTTTGAGGGTGAGTCTCACCCGGACATCGAGATCCCCAACCCGCCGTCGGCGGACATCCACCGCGAGGCAGCGACCAGCGACGACCAGATGAAGCGCCAGGGGACCACTGGTGGGACGGAGTTCATCAACGATAACTTCTCACTGCCCACGCGGTACTTTGACGAGTACCACTTCGAGAGCGCCGCCAACATCGGCGGCGACGCCGTCGAGGAGAAGAAGTACAAGAAAGGCGCCTGCTCGCAGTGTGCCTACGCCTGCAAACTCCCGACAAAGGACGAAGAACGTGGTGTCGAGACCGAGGGGCCGGAGTTCGAGACGGTCTACTCCTTCGGCTCCTGCCAGGGCGTCGGCGACATCGTCGACGTGATGATCTCGAACGAACTCTGTGACGAACTCGGGATGGACACCATCTCCGCCGGTGTCACGATTGCGGCCTACCTCAAGAGCGAAGACGAGTTCGGCAACGCGGAACTGGTCCACGAGACGCTCGAGAAGGTCGCCCGCCGCGAAGGTATTGGCGACCTGCTCGCGGAGGGCGTGGACCGCGCCCACGAGGAACTCGGTGTCGACAACTACTCGGTGAAGGGCATGGAGTTCGCCGCCCACGACGGTCGGATCCTCCACGGCCAAGGGCTCTCCTACGCCGTCGCCAACCGGGGCGGCGACCACATGTATGGCGGGATGCTCGGCCTCGAGTACTCCGGCGAACTCGACCCCGAGGGGACGCTGGGCAAGGCCGGCATCCTCGTCGAGAAGGAGAACCGCAACGTTGTGCGTGACTCCGGGGTCGTCTGTGCGTTCGCGGGCGACTACATTACTGACGACCGTCTCGCGACACTGCTCGAGACCGATTACGAACGCCTGCAGGAGATTGGCGCCGCCGGTATCGTGCGCGAGCGCCACTTCAACAACCAGCGCGGCAAGGACGTCAACGACGACACGCTGCCCTACGAGATCCCGGATCTCGCGGCGGCGGTCCAGGAGTACTACGACGAACGCGGCTGGAACGACGACGGCACGGTTTCGGGCGTCGACTCCGTTGCCCCCGCCTCTGCCAACGACTGA
- a CDS encoding thiamineS protein (PFAM: ThiamineS~KEGG: nmg:Nmag_0567 thiamineS protein), whose translation MNVECRLFGPFRDDVGEEHVGGEYAVGTTAGDLLCDLESTYSELEGRLVDEGEETTAGQTVVSLNEKNITHREGLETELEDGDVVRIVPSVYGG comes from the coding sequence ATGAATGTCGAGTGCAGGCTGTTCGGGCCGTTCCGTGACGACGTCGGAGAGGAACACGTCGGCGGCGAGTACGCCGTGGGAACAACCGCAGGTGACCTGTTGTGTGACCTGGAGTCTACCTACTCCGAGCTCGAGGGACGCCTCGTCGACGAGGGCGAGGAAACAACCGCGGGACAGACAGTTGTCTCGCTGAACGAGAAGAACATCACGCATCGCGAGGGCCTCGAGACGGAACTCGAAGACGGGGACGTGGTACGTATCGTCCCGTCGGTCTACGGCGGCTGA